The Ferrovibrio sp. MS7 sequence ATTGATAAGTATTAATCACGTTTATCTCGGTTTGCTTAGAATGCAAGTCGTATTGCTCAACTAGAACAAACTTTTCCAGGATAATATTTCCTTAAAATACATATCAAATACTTATATATCCTTTTTGGATATGTTGCCCTAAGGGTATGATTTAACATGCCCTGTGGCTTTTGCCGGGCACTGAACGAGCAAAAAACCGAGACGAATCAGCGGTAGCGGTGTTCCAGTATGTGCAACAAGGCACGCAGCCCCATGGCCTCGCCACCAACCGGCCGGCCAGGGCGCGGACGCGCTGTCCAGGCATAGACGTCGAGATGCGCCCAGGCCTTGGTGTTGCTGATGAAATCCCGCAGGAATAGCGCGGCGGTGATCGAGCCGGCGAAGGGCGTGTCGCCGGCATTGTTGATGTCGGCCACCTTGCTGTCGAGATAGTCGCGATACGGGCTGTGCAATGGCAGCCGCCAGAACGGATCATTGGTGACGCGGCCTGCCGCCAGCAGCGCATCGGCCAGCGCGTCATCTGGGCTGAACAGGGCCGGCAGGTCCGGGCCCAGCGCCACACGTGCGGCACCGGTAAGCGTCGCCGCATCCAGCAGCAAGGCCGGCTTCTCGCTGTCGGCTTCGGCCAGGGCATCGGCCAGGATCAGGCGGCCTTCGGCATCGGTGTTGCCGATCTCGACAGTGAGGCCCTTGCGGCTCTTGCAGACATCGCCGGGGCGGAAGGCATCGGCGGAAATCGCATTCTCCACCGCCGGGATCAGCAGCCGCAGCCGGATCGGCAGCTTCAACGCCATGATCGCCTGGGCGAGGCCAAGCATGATCGCGGCGCCGCCCATATCCTTCTTCATCATCAGCATGCCCGATGGCGGCTTGATATCCAGGCCACCGCTATCGAAGCACACGCCCTTGCCGACCAGAGTCACCTTCGGCGCCTTCGGATTGCCCCAGGTGATGTCGATCAGCCGCGGCTGGCGATGCGCGGCTGCGGCACGGCCCACCATATGCACCAGTGGATAATTCTGCTTCAGCAACTGCTCGCCGACGATGACGCGGCATTGCGCCTTGAAGCGCTTGGCCACGGCCTGCGCGGCGACGGCGAGTTCAGCGGGCCCGAGATCGTTGCTCGGCGTGGTGATCAGGTCGCGCGCCAGCGCGATGGCTTCATAGATCGCCTGCACCCGGGCCTTGTTCGCGGCCCTAGGCAAGGCCAGCCGCGCCAGCGGCTTGGCTGAAGGCTTGCGGTAGCGGTCGAAGCGGTAGCCGGCCAATGCCCAGCCGAGCGCCGCATCGTCGGCATCGTGGGGCTGGAAATCCAGGCGGTAATCGCCTTCCGGCAAGGCGGCTGCAAGGGCGGCATAGCTCCACAGGTCCGGCTGCTCCGGCAGGCCGGCGAGCACGGCGCGCGGCTGGCCGGCGGCATCGGGCAGCAGCAGCACCTGGCCGGGCTTGGCGGCAAAGCCCTGGGCTTCGGCCCAGCTTCGGGTGGCAGCGGGTTCGCGGCGGCTGTCCTTGCTCCAGGCGGCGGCGGTGAAGCCACGGATCGGCAGCGCTTTGGCGCTGGTCTCGGCAAAGGGCAGCTTCAAGGCGGACAGCTTCACGGCAGGCTCCAGGTTGGCAGCGGGGGTACAAGCGTTTTATAAGCCGGGCGGGAACGCGGCAAAAGGCGGAGACGCAGCACAATGACCAGCCTCATCCTGGTGATCGGCAACAAGAACCACTCTTCCTGGAGCCTGCGGCCCTGGCTGGCGCTGAAGGCGGCCGGCCTGGCCTTCGAGGAACGCCTGATCGGCCTGCGCCGGCCGGAAACCAAGGCGGAGATCCTGCGCTATTCGCCGTCGGGCAAGCTGCCGCTGCTGATTGACGGCGCCTTGAGCGTCTGGGACTCGCTGGCGATCTGCGAATATGTCGCCGAGCGCGCGCCGCAGGCCGGGCTGTGGCCAGAGGCCGCCGATGCCCGCGCCGTAGCCCGCGCGGTGGCGGCGGAAATGCATTCCGGCTTCATGCCGCTGCGGCGCGACTACAGCATGGATATCTCCCGCCGCTTTCCCGACCAGGGTTCGCCGGAAGCCAAGGCCGATGCGCTGCGGGTGCAGGAAATCTGGCGCGACTGCCGCGCCCGCTTCGGCCAGAGCCGGGGCGACTTCCTGTTCGGCGGCTTCGGCATCGCCGATTGCATGTATGCGCCGGTGGTAACGCGCTTCCGCACCTATGGCCTCGCGCTCGATCCGGTGAGCCAGGCCTATTGCGATGCGGTGATGGCGCATCCGGCGATGCGCGAATGGTGCCAGGCGGCGGAACAGGAAACGCCGCTCGAGAATACGAACTAATCTAACTGAGCAGGCCGGCTTCGCGGTAATACCGCTCGGCGCCGAAATGCAGCGGTGTCGAGAGGCCGCTTAACGCGCTGTCGCGGCGGATCTGCTGCGCCTTCACATGGCCGCCATCCAGGATCTTGCGGCTGGCCGGTTGCCACAATGCCGAGACGATATCGTAGACCAGCCCGGCATCGGCGGATTCCGCCACTACCCATTGCATGCCGATGCTCAGCGTTTCCGTTTCCGGCACGCCGGCATAGGAATTGGCCGGGATCACCTCGCGGCTGAAAAAGCGGTGCCGCTTCAACGCGGCCTCGATCGCGCGGGCGGCCAGCGGCACCACGGTGGCGCCCTGCTTCTCGGTGAGATCGGCAACGATCTGCGCCGGATAGGCGGCGATGACGAAGAAGGCGTCGATCTCGCCGCGCGTCAGCCGGTCGCTGGCTTCGCCGGGATCGAGTTCGGCGACCTTGATCTGGCTCAGCCTCACGCCATAGGCATTGAGGATGATCTCGGCGTTGAATCGCGTGCCGGAGCCGGCGCGGTCGATGGAAACCGTCTTGCCCACCAGGTCGCGGATATCCTGGATGCCGCTGCCGCGCCGCGCCACCAGATGCACGGTCTCGGGGTAGAGATTGGCGATCACCCGCAGGTTGGGGAAACGGGTGCGGCGGAAATAGAAGCCTTCGCCGTTATAGGCGGAATAGACTAGGTCGGCCTGGGCGAAGCCGCTTTCGATGGATTCATTGGCGATGGCTGCCAGGTTGGCCACCGAGCCGGCGCTGGTCAGCGCCACGGCGATCAGGCCGGGCACGCCGCAGGAGCCGCCCCGGTCGCACGGTCGGCTGCCGGCCGGATTGGAAATCGCCGAGGCGACCAGGGTGCCGATGGGAAACGCTGTCGCGGCGGCCGAGCCGGTGAGGATGCGGAAAAAGCGCAGGTCGTCGGCAGCCGTGCGCGCGGTTGCCGGGCCAGCCAGGGATAGACTGGAAGCGGCAAGGGCAAGCGGGGAAAGCAGCAGGTCGCGGCGGCGCATGCGCCTTTATAGCCGGATCAGGCGGCGCGGTCGAAACGCAATTTGCCGATCAGGATCAATGTGGCCAGAATCAGCGTGACGGTGTTGGAGAGGATCAGCGCCAGCGAGCCGATCAGCAGGCCATAGGCGAGCCAGAGGAGGAGACCGACCACCATCAGGCTGAACATGCCGAGCGAGACATCGCGGGCGGAGCGGCTGCGCCACACTTTCAGCACCTGCGGCAGATAGGCGGCCGTGGTGAGAAACCCCGCCACCAGGCCAATGATTTCGACCCAGTTGGTAATTTCAACCCACTCGGCGGCAGCCTCGGCAGATGGCATGAAAAGAGGTCAGATGCGGGAGATGAAGGCGTTCTGCAGTTTGGCGATGATACCGCGCAAAGCGGCCGGGTCATAGGCCTTCGGCGCCACCTTGCCCCAGATCGGCTGCGGCCAGGCCGGGTCGTTGTGGAAGCGGCCGATAACATGCACGTGCAACTGAGAGACCTGATTGCCGAGCGCGCCGACATTCATCTTCTGCGGCTCGAACACGCTTTTCAGCACCCGCTGTGCCTGGGCGATCTCGTTGATCAGCAGCTTGCGCTGTTTCTCATTCAGATCGGCGATCTCGACCATGTTTTCCACTGCGGGGACCAGCACCAGCCAGGGATACTGATTGTCGTTCATTAGCTGGACCAGACAGAGCTTCATGCGACAAATCGGCAATGTGTCGCGGCGAAGCTGGTCATGCAGTTGGAACATCAAACTTCTCGCTTTATCGTTGTTTATCGAGTATCGCCTGGGCTGGATAACGCATTTGCGGGGGAAATGTCCATGCCTGTATCGAGTATGCCCGTCCTGCGCGTGCAACCACGCGAAGATCGCCGCATTCGTAGCGGCCATCCTTGGATCTACGCGAACGAACTTGTTCTCGACGCTGCAGCCAAAACGCTACCGCCGGGCGAGATGGTGCGCGTCTACGACGCTCACGGCGGCGGTTTGGGTATCGGTAGTTTCAACCTGCATTCCCTAATTGCCGTGCGATTGTTCGTTAGGCATATGGAGACGCGCATTGACACGCGTTTCCTGTCCGACAAGTTGGCTGCGGCGGAAGCGCGCCGCCGGCCTTTCTTTTCGCAGCCGTTTCACAGGCTGATACATGCCGAAGGCGACGGACTGCCTGGAATCATCATTGATCGCTTCGCCGATTCGTTTGTCGTGCAGGCGAACACTGCCGGTGCCGAGCTGCTCACGCCGCTGCTGCTCGAGGCGCTGCAGGATACCTTCAAGCCGCGCGCCGTGGTGTTGCGCAACGACAGCCCGGTACGACGCCTCGAAGGCCTTGGCGAGACCATCGCGCTTGCCTATGGCAGTCTCGATCCGGCACCTCAGGTGGAGGAGGGCGGCGTGCGTTTCTCGCTCGATCTGCTGGAGGGGCAGAAGACCGGCTGGTATTTCGATCTGCGTTTCGCCCGCGACCTGATCGCCCAACTCGCCGCCGGCGCCCGGGTACTCGACTGCTACTGCCATACCGGTGCCTTCGCGCTCCGCGCGGCCAAGGGCCTGAACGGTGCCGGGGCGGCCAGCGTGCTTGGCGTCGACCGCTCCGAGCTTGCGATCCAGCTTGCCGGCCAGGCGGCGGCGGCGAATGGCCTCGCCGCCACCTGCCGCTTCGAGAAGGCGGATGCCTTTGAAAAACTCGAGAGCCTGAATGCCGCCGGCGAGCGCTTCGACCTTGTTGTCACCGATCCGCCCAACTTCGTCAAAAGCCGCAAGGATCTCGGGCCGGGCAGCCGGGCCTACCGGAAGTTGGCACGGCTGGCGGCTCCACTCGTGACACCAGGTGGCTTCTGGTTCGTTGCCTGCTGTGCCCATCTGCTGCCGGGCGAGCTGTTCGCCAAGGAGGTCGCGGCCGGGCTAACTGCTTCCGGACGCGAGGGCAGGCTGCTGGCCCAGGGCGGCGCCGGCCCGGATCATCCGGTGCACCCGCATCTGCCGGAGAGCGCGTATCTCAAGTGGTTGCTCTATCAGGTCGACTAAGTCACCGAAAAATATGCGTAACCAGTTTTTGAAACGCCCGCAAAACAGGCAGTGGAGCGGATGTCACAATTTGACATTAATGCCTGTGAAACATAGATAATTCGCGTATTGACCGCGTTGACCATATAGTTGATAAGCACAAGGTCACCTAGAATTGAGTTGCGTTGATTTTCTCGTGAACCGGATCGCCACCCCGCAGAATGCGATGACCAAGAAACCCCGCAAAACCTCTCGCAAGGCAATGTCACCGCTGCTGGAAAAGATCCTCTCGGATCGTTCCAACGTGGTTTTCAATGTGCCGAAGAAGGTGAAGAAGATCGGGCGTGACTTCTTCGACAATCCGCGTCTGAACAAAGCGATCATCTTCAAGTATCCGAATTTCGAAACCGATATCGATGAATTCATCGATGGCGGCGGCAGCAAGAAAGAGCGCCCGGTCGAGACCTGCCTGTATTTCCCCTATGACACCAACGTGCCGCAGGATGGCGGCCATGGCGTCTATCTGCGCGAACAGGATTTCTCGGCCAAACTGAAATACTTCATAGGCATCGACCTCGATGTGATCTCGCCGGAGAATGCGCGCGATCTCGAATTGCTGTCGCTGCTGGACGATATCCCGTCGCTCGATCCGTTCCTGATGCGCGTGAAGTTCGATGAGGCGCGGGTTGGCATCGATGCGGAATTCCTCGGGCTGGACAAGGTCGAGGAGCTGAATATCAAGAGCATCGTCACCCGCGATGTCTATCCGATCATCACCAAGGCGTTTCCGCCGGGCTATATCGAGAAGCGCTCGCGCTCGCTTTCCGACTTCATCAATTCGCTGTGGAAGGCACAGTCGGCGGAAGCCGAACTGTTCATCGAGTCGTTCAAGATCGACAAGTCGCTCTCGAACCGCATCCTCACCGCCTGGAAGGGCGTGGCATATTACGAATACAAGTATTCGGAAAATATCCGCCGCTCCACCGAGATCATCAAATGGCTCGCCTCGCCGGATTCCGATCCGTATGACCTGGCGATGGTCGGCCATATGAAAGAGCTCTACAGCATGCACAAGCGCACCACGATCGAGCAGATCCGTGGGCTGACGCGGAGCACGATCAATATCTTCAAGAGCTACCGCGAGTGCCACACGCTGTTCATGGAGCGCAACGATCCGGGGCCGTTCCGCGACTTCCTGAGCAAGGCGAATGAGCGGTTCTGGGCGCTGGGCTTCTGCGTCAACGCGCTCGACCACTGCAACTACATCTTCGAGACCGATGTGATGGACAAGCCGGGCATGAAGCTACGCTCGGACCAGTTCGAGGTGTTCCTGAACAAGCTGAACGCCACCATCGAGGCGAATTCCAACCCCGAGCAGCAACTCAATTAGGGCAGCCGCTCAACTGATTGTTCTGAATTTTGGAACGAACATCACGCCCAGGCCCAGGACCAAATCCTGCCCTGGGCGTTTTGCGTTTCAGCCGGCAATAATTCAGTCGGTCTTTTCGCCGACCTTGTCGACGGCGCGGTTCAGCATTGACAGCATCGCCTTCTCGCTGGCGCCGCCGACACCGGTAACATGCTGCCCCAGCATCACATACATGGCGTCGACATGGATGCGGATGACCTCGAACTGGGCATCGGTGGGCATACCCAGCGCGCCGATGAAATCGTTCAGCGACTTCGCCAGCATGGTGAGCAGAGGATAGCCGAAGGTGCCGCCCATGCCCTTGATGTCGAGCGCCATCTCGGCCACCGAGGGCAGCATCAGCATGCGCGCGATGCTGTCCGGCCCGACTCCGTTGATGGTGGCGCGCATGGTCTTGAGTTTCTCCATCACCTCGATCGCGAAGGCGTCGCCGTTAGCGGAGATGGTGGCTTCCAGTTTTTCGGTGATCTCATCGGTCAAATTGACCGAGAAGCCAGTCTTGTAGTTGACGGCTTTGCGCTTCAGCTCTTGCGGCGGATTAATGAATTGCGGCTTAGCCATGAACACCGTTGCGACAAAAGCGCCACCCAAAACCCGGCAGCTTGCGGTGAATCATAACAAATCGCCCCACAGACGCAATATTACGTCAGCGGATGGGAATTAGAGATTGCTGTAGTGGCCAGTATTAACGGCGGTTTTGCCGTGGCAACCACTCAGAGAGTCTGTTGATGGCTTGGTCTACAACTTCTGGCTCAACGCAGAATGAGAATCTGACAAAATGTGATCCATTTGCGGTGTCAAAGTCGGCGCCGGGCGCGGCCACCACGCCGGTTTCATCCAGCATGCGACGGCAGAAGCCTTCGGCATCGTCCGTGAAGGCGCTGACATCGCAGAACAGGTAGAAGGCGCCATCGGCCGGCGCGATGCGATCCAGCCCGAGACGCGGCAGGGCTTCGAGCAGGCGGGCACGGTTGCGGGCATAGACCGCGACGCGCTCGCTCATCTCGTCATCGGAATCGAGTGCCGCCTCGGCGGCGATCTGCGACAGTGTCGGGGCTGAAATCTGCAGACTGCCGGACAGCGCCTCGACGCGCGGCACCAGGCGCTCGGGCAGCACCAGCCAGCCGATGCGCCAGCCGGTCATGCCCCAGTATTTCGAGAAGCCGTTCACCACGATGGCTTCCGGGCCCTGGCTCAGCACAGTCTCGGCGGCCTCGCCATACGTCACGCCGTGATACAGTTCATCCACGATCAGCCAAAGGCCCCGGCGGCGGCAGGCGGCATAGAGCGCGGCCAGGTCGTCGCGGCGCAGCATGGTGCCGGTGGGATTGGCCGGGCTGGCCAGCACCACGCCGGCGATATCGGCCGGCAGCGCCTCGATCATCGCGGCATTGGGCCGGAAGCCGGAAGCGGCATCGGTGCCAAGGCGGTAAGGCTCCAGGTTCACCGCGCGCAACGCGCCGCGATAGGCCGGGTAGCTCGGCTCCACCACAGCAACGCGCTGGCCGGCCTCGAAGGCGGCGAGGAAGCTGAGCATGAAGCCCGACGACGAACCAACCGTGACGGCGATGCGCTCGGGCGCAATGTCGAGGCCGTAGCGGCGGCCGTAATAGCGCGCGATGGCCTGGCGCAGGCGGCGCAGGCCCAGGGCTTCGGTGTAGGGGATCGGGCCGGCGCGCAAAGCCGCTTCAGCAGCGGCGATGGCGCGGTGCGGCGGCGGGAAATACGGCTCGCCGACCAGCAGGTTCACCACCTCGTCGCCGCGCCGCTTGCGTTCCAGCAGCGCATTATAGATGCGCCACATGCGGTAAATCTCGATTTCGCTGCGCCCGGAAAGCTGCGGCAGTTTCACGTCATCCAGCAAATCCGCATCCATCACTGAAATCTCCGTAAGGCAACCGCACCGGAGGCGAGCGCCACGCCGGTGCCGATCAGGGCAATGCCGCCCCAGGTCACCGGCTCGGGCCATTCGCCGAGCAGCGGGATCGCCAGCAGGGCGGCGAGCGCCGGCACCAGGGCGGCGAAGGCGGCGGCGCGGCCAGGCCCTAAGCTGCGCACCGCATAGCCATAAGTATACATGCTGACCAGGCCGGAAAAGATCGACTGCGCCACCTGGAGCCAGACCTCGAAGGCCGGCACCTGCAGCAGCCTTGGCTCCAGGGCGAGGAAATAGATCGGCAGATAGAGCAGCCAGGAATAGACGTAGATCACTGCCGCGCCATGCCAGGGGCTGAGGCCGCTCTGCCGCACCGCCAGCGTATAGGTCGCCCATAGCGAGCCGCCGAGCAGGAACAGCAGATGGCCGCGCCACAGGCCCGGCTCGCCGGCAAACAGGTGATAGCCACCCAGCGCGATCACGCCGACGAGGATGCAGGCAAAGCCGATCAGGCGGGTGCGGCCCACCATTTCGCGCAACACCAGCCAGGCCAGCAGGGCGGTGAACAGCGGCATGGTGCCGGGCATCATCGCACCGGCATGGGCCGCCGGGGCAAACAGCGTGCCGGCGCTGCTGACGCAGACGAAGGGCAGGCCGGCGCACAGCACCACCAGGCTGACCGAGCCATGGCGGCCGCGCGCGAAGCCGGGGCCGAGCTTGAACAGCACCGGGATCAGCAGCAGCGCCGGGGCGGTGAGGCGCAGGAAGATCACGTCCCAGAGGCTGAGCGCGTGGGTGACGCCGAAGCGGGTGATAGCGAGGCCGGCGGCCCAGAGCAGCATGGTGGTGAGCGCCGCCACCACGCCCAGGACGGGGAGGGCAGCGGCATCAGGCTTGGTCAGGGCGGCGGCTGGGCTGGTCATGGCCGGAAGTGTCGCCGAAAACCGCCCGGCATGTCCTTGCGAATTTCATCCTCCTATCCGGGATTTTTGGCATATCATGCCAATGTAGGCATATTAGGGGATAAAACATGCCAAGTGATGCCCTCGACCGCTTCGATCATGCCATTCTGGCCGCTTTGCAGGCAGATGGCCGCCTGAGCAATGTCGAACTCGCCGAGCGGGTTGGCCTGTCGCCGTCGCCCTGCCTAAGGCGGGTCAAGCGGCTGGAGGCGGAGGGCTATATCGCCGGCTACCGTGCGGTGCTGGACCGCGACAAGACCGGGCTCGGCCTCACTGTGTTCGTCGAGATCAAGGCGGCGCGCCACCGCATCGACGATTCCCAGGCCTTGCAGGCCCATCTCGCCGCGATCCCGGAAGTGGTGGCGGCGCATATGGTATCGGGCGAGGCGGATTTCCTGGTCGAGGTGGTGGTGCCTGACCTCAAGGCCTATGAGCGTGTG is a genomic window containing:
- a CDS encoding pyridoxal phosphate-dependent aminotransferase gives rise to the protein MDADLLDDVKLPQLSGRSEIEIYRMWRIYNALLERKRRGDEVVNLLVGEPYFPPPHRAIAAAEAALRAGPIPYTEALGLRRLRQAIARYYGRRYGLDIAPERIAVTVGSSSGFMLSFLAAFEAGQRVAVVEPSYPAYRGALRAVNLEPYRLGTDAASGFRPNAAMIEALPADIAGVVLASPANPTGTMLRRDDLAALYAACRRRGLWLIVDELYHGVTYGEAAETVLSQGPEAIVVNGFSKYWGMTGWRIGWLVLPERLVPRVEALSGSLQISAPTLSQIAAEAALDSDDEMSERVAVYARNRARLLEALPRLGLDRIAPADGAFYLFCDVSAFTDDAEGFCRRMLDETGVVAAPGADFDTANGSHFVRFSFCVEPEVVDQAINRLSEWLPRQNRR
- a CDS encoding SemiSWEET family sugar transporter, with the translated sequence MPSAEAAAEWVEITNWVEIIGLVAGFLTTAAYLPQVLKVWRSRSARDVSLGMFSLMVVGLLLWLAYGLLIGSLALILSNTVTLILATLILIGKLRFDRAA
- a CDS encoding HIT family protein, encoding MFQLHDQLRRDTLPICRMKLCLVQLMNDNQYPWLVLVPAVENMVEIADLNEKQRKLLINEIAQAQRVLKSVFEPQKMNVGALGNQVSQLHVHVIGRFHNDPAWPQPIWGKVAPKAYDPAALRGIIAKLQNAFISRI
- a CDS encoding glutathione S-transferase family protein, yielding MTSLILVIGNKNHSSWSLRPWLALKAAGLAFEERLIGLRRPETKAEILRYSPSGKLPLLIDGALSVWDSLAICEYVAERAPQAGLWPEAADARAVARAVAAEMHSGFMPLRRDYSMDISRRFPDQGSPEAKADALRVQEIWRDCRARFGQSRGDFLFGGFGIADCMYAPVVTRFRTYGLALDPVSQAYCDAVMAHPAMREWCQAAEQETPLENTN
- a CDS encoding Lrp/AsnC family transcriptional regulator, which codes for MPSDALDRFDHAILAALQADGRLSNVELAERVGLSPSPCLRRVKRLEAEGYIAGYRAVLDRDKTGLGLTVFVEIKAARHRIDDSQALQAHLAAIPEVVAAHMVSGEADFLVEVVVPDLKAYERVLNERLLVLDMVKDIRSNFAIRIIKTAAPLPLAAAAA
- a CDS encoding class I SAM-dependent rRNA methyltransferase — translated: MQLEHQTSRFIVVYRVSPGLDNAFAGEMSMPVSSMPVLRVQPREDRRIRSGHPWIYANELVLDAAAKTLPPGEMVRVYDAHGGGLGIGSFNLHSLIAVRLFVRHMETRIDTRFLSDKLAAAEARRRPFFSQPFHRLIHAEGDGLPGIIIDRFADSFVVQANTAGAELLTPLLLEALQDTFKPRAVVLRNDSPVRRLEGLGETIALAYGSLDPAPQVEEGGVRFSLDLLEGQKTGWYFDLRFARDLIAQLAAGARVLDCYCHTGAFALRAAKGLNGAGAASVLGVDRSELAIQLAGQAAAANGLAATCRFEKADAFEKLESLNAAGERFDLVVTDPPNFVKSRKDLGPGSRAYRKLARLAAPLVTPGGFWFVACCAHLLPGELFAKEVAAGLTASGREGRLLAQGGAGPDHPVHPHLPESAYLKWLLYQVD
- a CDS encoding DMT family transporter, which produces MTSPAAALTKPDAAALPVLGVVAALTTMLLWAAGLAITRFGVTHALSLWDVIFLRLTAPALLLIPVLFKLGPGFARGRHGSVSLVVLCAGLPFVCVSSAGTLFAPAAHAGAMMPGTMPLFTALLAWLVLREMVGRTRLIGFACILVGVIALGGYHLFAGEPGLWRGHLLFLLGGSLWATYTLAVRQSGLSPWHGAAVIYVYSWLLYLPIYFLALEPRLLQVPAFEVWLQVAQSIFSGLVSMYTYGYAVRSLGPGRAAAFAALVPALAALLAIPLLGEWPEPVTWGGIALIGTGVALASGAVALRRFQ
- a CDS encoding leucyl aminopeptidase family protein, which gives rise to MKLSALKLPFAETSAKALPIRGFTAAAWSKDSRREPAATRSWAEAQGFAAKPGQVLLLPDAAGQPRAVLAGLPEQPDLWSYAALAAALPEGDYRLDFQPHDADDAALGWALAGYRFDRYRKPSAKPLARLALPRAANKARVQAIYEAIALARDLITTPSNDLGPAELAVAAQAVAKRFKAQCRVIVGEQLLKQNYPLVHMVGRAAAAHRQPRLIDITWGNPKAPKVTLVGKGVCFDSGGLDIKPPSGMLMMKKDMGGAAIMLGLAQAIMALKLPIRLRLLIPAVENAISADAFRPGDVCKSRKGLTVEIGNTDAEGRLILADALAEADSEKPALLLDAATLTGAARVALGPDLPALFSPDDALADALLAAGRVTNDPFWRLPLHSPYRDYLDSKVADINNAGDTPFAGSITAALFLRDFISNTKAWAHLDVYAWTARPRPGRPVGGEAMGLRALLHILEHRYR
- a CDS encoding TAXI family TRAP transporter solute-binding subunit, with protein sequence MRRRDLLLSPLALAASSLSLAGPATARTAADDLRFFRILTGSAAATAFPIGTLVASAISNPAGSRPCDRGGSCGVPGLIAVALTSAGSVANLAAIANESIESGFAQADLVYSAYNGEGFYFRRTRFPNLRVIANLYPETVHLVARRGSGIQDIRDLVGKTVSIDRAGSGTRFNAEIILNAYGVRLSQIKVAELDPGEASDRLTRGEIDAFFVIAAYPAQIVADLTEKQGATVVPLAARAIEAALKRHRFFSREVIPANSYAGVPETETLSIGMQWVVAESADAGLVYDIVSALWQPASRKILDGGHVKAQQIRRDSALSGLSTPLHFGAERYYREAGLLS